A section of the Pseudomonas flavescens genome encodes:
- a CDS encoding peroxiredoxin-like family protein: MSDSLNDLLAELHAERERTWAPEALKVNIEQRQKLVDEARHDAFIKVGDNVASFELENVDGSTLSLESLVADGPAVLVFFRFAGCPACNIAIPHYQRHLQPALQQRGVPLVAVSPQVPERLVEIRDRHRLTLQVASDRDNALARRFGILYEFDEPSRQAALSKGPGIGAVTGTGTWELPQPTVVVIGSDHRVHFAEVSPDWLVRSEAQPIIDAVDEVLGVTDKVARSA; encoded by the coding sequence ATGAGCGATTCCCTGAACGATCTGCTGGCCGAACTGCACGCCGAGCGCGAGCGCACCTGGGCCCCCGAGGCGCTGAAGGTCAATATCGAGCAACGCCAGAAGTTGGTGGACGAGGCGCGTCACGACGCCTTCATCAAGGTCGGCGACAACGTCGCCTCCTTCGAACTGGAGAACGTCGACGGCAGCACCCTGAGCCTCGAAAGCCTGGTCGCCGACGGCCCGGCGGTGCTGGTGTTCTTTCGCTTCGCCGGCTGCCCGGCCTGCAATATCGCCATCCCCCATTACCAACGCCATCTGCAGCCGGCCTTGCAGCAGCGCGGGGTACCGCTGGTGGCCGTCAGCCCGCAGGTGCCGGAGCGCCTGGTGGAGATCCGCGACAGGCATCGGTTGACCCTGCAGGTCGCCAGCGATCGGGACAACGCCCTGGCTCGGCGCTTCGGCATTCTCTACGAATTCGACGAGCCGTCGCGCCAGGCCGCACTCAGCAAGGGCCCGGGCATCGGCGCCGTGACCGGTACCGGCACCTGGGAGCTGCCGCAACCGACCGTGGTGGTGATCGGCAGCGACCACCGCGTGCACTTCGCCGAGGTCAGCCCGGACTGGCTGGTGCGCAGCGAAGCGCAACCGATCATCGATGCGGTGGATGAGGTGCTTGGGGTCACCGACAAGGTGGCGAGAAGCGCCTGA
- a CDS encoding TonB-dependent receptor plug domain-containing protein, whose product MHAPGFVRPEKRLPYALSLLCLALPGATWAAEKDTALGTVSVISTGNRSNTLTVADSPSPIDIISGEQIRKTGKASLREALGRIVPSFSAPAQAGGGTSSSVRPVSIRGLSGDHLLVLVNGKRRHNTAVYNNFARIASGSVPVDLDLVPTSAIERIELLRDGASAQYGSDAIAGVLNIILKSQDNGGSASVTSGQQEDKPGDLTQTGLNGGFALGDNGGFFNSSLDIRLQGPSYAAGDAQGAWYYPVQGGQSVPFGTPGAQPDPREGSVDRLLEKGYGRSNRDKVYNLSYNAELPLRDDLTLYSFATYSDREIVDTRGSFRATSLASIPEIYPDGFHAQRLIDERDFQVAFGGKGDLAGWAYDLSTTYGKDDVRLGAQNTLNASLGPASKTSFYLGALEFEQWTSNLDITRPFEIGLPKPLQLSAGIEHRWEKYLQTEGEPDSYRDGGYVYPVGHPRAGQRPSAGLQSFTGTSVADAGSLDRDSYAVYLDAGSNLTERWYTSAAVRFEHYDDSSGNTASGKLSTRYELAPGLALRGTFNTGFRAPSLAQQTFSVTQNTAVRLPDGSYQLLLARYLPPGSTAAQALGGQDLEPEKSTNFSVGISWEPTRNARITLDAYRIEIKDRIVKSEIIRDSGSSTVIRDTLASLGINDLYSAQYNMNGVDTRTDGVDLVSELNSDYGRFGQVRWSALYSYNHTTIRDIKQNGTVSNLLGSDYVIFGHQAQTDLTRGTPRDKLVFGSNWRIGDFITDVQLTRYGTYTEAGISAAADREFGARWITDLDLTYLVNDNLSASIGANNLFGIRPDKQAANPSVTGLGAANPSEINNPDEYGSFSPYGLNGAFYYARLSYDW is encoded by the coding sequence ATGCACGCGCCAGGATTCGTTCGTCCCGAAAAACGCCTGCCTTATGCCCTGTCGCTGCTCTGCCTGGCGTTACCGGGGGCGACCTGGGCCGCGGAAAAGGACACGGCCCTCGGTACGGTTTCGGTGATATCCACCGGCAACCGCAGCAATACCCTGACCGTGGCCGACAGCCCCTCGCCGATCGACATCATCAGCGGCGAGCAGATTCGCAAGACCGGCAAGGCCAGCCTGCGTGAGGCCCTGGGTCGCATCGTGCCGTCATTCAGCGCGCCCGCCCAGGCCGGTGGCGGCACCTCTTCCTCGGTACGCCCGGTGTCGATCCGTGGCTTGAGTGGCGATCACCTGCTGGTACTGGTCAACGGCAAGCGTCGCCACAACACGGCGGTCTACAACAACTTCGCGCGTATCGCCAGCGGCAGCGTGCCGGTGGATCTCGACCTGGTCCCCACCTCGGCCATCGAGCGCATCGAACTGCTGCGCGACGGCGCCTCGGCGCAGTACGGCTCGGACGCCATCGCCGGAGTACTGAACATCATCCTCAAGAGTCAGGACAATGGCGGCAGCGCCAGCGTGACCAGCGGCCAGCAGGAAGACAAACCCGGCGACCTGACCCAGACCGGACTCAATGGCGGCTTCGCGCTTGGCGACAACGGCGGCTTCTTCAACAGTTCGCTGGATATCCGCCTGCAGGGCCCCTCCTATGCGGCCGGCGATGCCCAGGGCGCCTGGTACTACCCGGTGCAAGGCGGTCAGTCGGTGCCGTTCGGCACACCCGGCGCACAGCCTGACCCCCGCGAGGGCTCGGTGGATCGGCTGCTGGAAAAGGGATATGGCCGGTCCAACCGCGACAAGGTCTACAACCTCTCCTACAACGCCGAACTGCCGCTGCGCGACGATCTGACGCTGTACTCGTTCGCCACCTACAGCGACCGGGAAATCGTCGACACCCGTGGCAGCTTCCGCGCCACCAGCCTGGCGTCGATACCCGAGATCTACCCGGATGGATTTCATGCCCAGCGCCTGATCGACGAGCGCGACTTCCAGGTGGCATTTGGCGGCAAGGGCGACCTGGCCGGCTGGGCCTATGACCTGAGCACCACCTACGGCAAGGACGACGTACGCCTGGGGGCACAGAACACGCTGAATGCCTCCCTGGGGCCGGCAAGCAAGACCTCGTTCTACCTGGGCGCGCTGGAGTTCGAACAATGGACCAGCAACCTCGATATCACCCGGCCTTTCGAAATCGGCCTGCCGAAACCGCTGCAACTGTCGGCCGGTATCGAGCATCGCTGGGAAAAGTACCTGCAGACCGAAGGCGAACCCGACTCGTACCGCGACGGCGGCTATGTCTACCCGGTTGGCCACCCGCGTGCCGGGCAACGGCCCAGCGCCGGCCTGCAGTCGTTCACCGGCACGTCGGTGGCCGATGCCGGCTCGCTGGACCGTGACAGCTACGCCGTCTACCTCGACGCCGGCAGCAACCTGACCGAGCGCTGGTACACCAGCGCCGCCGTGCGCTTCGAGCACTACGACGACAGTTCCGGCAACACCGCCAGCGGCAAGCTCTCGACCCGTTACGAGCTGGCCCCGGGATTGGCCTTGCGCGGTACCTTCAACACCGGTTTTCGCGCGCCCTCGCTGGCTCAGCAGACCTTTTCCGTCACCCAGAACACCGCCGTGCGGCTGCCGGACGGCAGCTATCAGTTGCTGCTGGCGCGCTACCTGCCGCCTGGCAGCACCGCGGCCCAGGCATTGGGCGGCCAGGATCTGGAACCGGAAAAATCGACCAATTTCAGCGTGGGCATCTCCTGGGAACCGACGCGCAACGCGCGCATCACGCTCGACGCCTACCGCATCGAGATCAAGGACCGCATCGTCAAGAGCGAGATCATCCGCGACAGCGGCTCTTCCACGGTGATCCGCGACACCCTCGCCTCGCTCGGCATCAACGACCTGTACTCGGCGCAATACAACATGAACGGCGTCGACACTCGCACCGACGGCGTCGATCTGGTCAGCGAACTGAACAGCGATTACGGGCGCTTCGGCCAGGTGCGCTGGTCGGCGCTGTACAGCTACAACCACACGACCATTCGCGACATCAAGCAGAACGGCACGGTCAGCAATCTGCTCGGCAGCGACTACGTGATCTTCGGCCACCAGGCACAGACCGATCTGACCCGCGGAACGCCACGCGACAAACTGGTTTTCGGCAGCAATTGGCGCATTGGCGACTTCATCACCGATGTGCAACTGACCCGCTACGGCACGTACACCGAAGCGGGCATCAGTGCAGCAGCCGACCGCGAGTTCGGCGCCCGCTGGATCACCGACCTCGACCTGACCTACCTGGTCAACGACAACCTCTCCGCCTCCATCGGCGCCAACAACCTGTTCGGCATACGCCCGGACAAGCAGGCCGCCAACCCCAGCGTCACCGGGCTGGGCGCAGCGAACCCGAGCGAAATCAACAACCCTGATGAATACGGCAGCTTCAGCCCCTACGGGCTAAACGGCGCGTTCTATTACGCGCGCCTTTCCTACGACTGGTAA
- a CDS encoding ABC transporter substrate-binding protein produces MLIRTLIATLLGSSLLLGGQASAADLEPLRVANQKSGIKLLLQAAGELDDVPYRIDFSEFPAAAPLGEALNAGAVDIGGLGDAPYVFALGAGAPLKVVEIIKRDGRYTTSILVPKDSPLKTVADLKGQRIVTNRGSIGHFLVIRALREAGLKTSDVTFVNLLPTDARSALESGAADAWSTWDPYTTIAITQNGARILRDSDDLLTNHFYLAATQDAVDGKRVQLEDFVKRVERAFLWANDHHQAYAEAQARVTGLPVAVHLESVKETTHSRAEITDKVISDLQQVSDIYLEEGVLTRAVDVSQGFDPSFNAARAEQPGKAVAQAQPQ; encoded by the coding sequence ATGCTGATTCGTACCCTTATCGCCACCTTGTTGGGCAGCAGCCTGTTGCTGGGTGGCCAAGCTAGCGCTGCCGATCTCGAACCGCTACGCGTCGCCAATCAGAAATCCGGCATCAAGTTGCTGCTGCAGGCTGCCGGTGAACTCGACGACGTGCCCTACCGCATCGACTTCTCCGAATTCCCCGCAGCGGCGCCACTGGGCGAAGCGCTGAATGCTGGCGCCGTAGACATCGGTGGTCTTGGCGATGCCCCTTACGTGTTCGCGCTGGGTGCCGGGGCGCCGCTCAAGGTGGTGGAAATCATCAAGCGAGATGGCCGTTACACCACCTCGATTCTGGTGCCCAAGGACTCGCCACTGAAAACCGTGGCCGATCTCAAGGGCCAGCGCATCGTCACCAACCGCGGCTCGATCGGCCACTTCCTGGTCATCCGGGCGCTGCGCGAAGCCGGTCTGAAAACCTCCGACGTGACCTTCGTCAACCTGCTGCCCACCGATGCCCGCAGCGCCCTGGAAAGCGGTGCCGCGGATGCCTGGTCGACCTGGGATCCCTACACCACCATCGCCATCACCCAGAACGGCGCACGCATCCTGCGTGACAGCGACGACCTGCTGACCAACCACTTCTACCTGGCTGCCACCCAGGACGCCGTAGACGGCAAACGCGTGCAGCTCGAGGATTTCGTCAAACGTGTCGAGCGCGCCTTCCTGTGGGCCAACGACCATCACCAGGCCTATGCAGAAGCCCAGGCTCGGGTTACCGGCCTGCCGGTCGCGGTGCACCTGGAGTCGGTCAAGGAAACCACCCACTCCCGCGCCGAGATCACCGACAAGGTGATCAGCGACCTGCAGCAGGTCTCGGACATCTATCTCGAAGAGGGCGTGCTGACCCGCGCCGTGGACGTATCCCAGGGGTTCGATCCGAGTTTCAACGCTGCCCGTGCCGAGCAGCCGGGCAAGGCGGTTGCCCAGGCGCAACCTCAGTAA
- a CDS encoding TauD/TfdA dioxygenase family protein: MPAENVVALTETLVVTPLEPTVGAEISGIDLSKPLSARQRDEIHGLLLRHKVIFFRDQHISSEQQIAFASQFGELYVHPTTSQEDRNKPQAHLILASQAKEAYGDARKGRWHTDTSWMLKPTWGAVLRAVALPELGGDTVWADAGLVYRGLSDELKARIDNLYVTHNFKSSLDRVGYSYPILAHPLVRTHPQTGEDALFINFSMSPQVIGWSVEESRALVAELLREVGNPEYQVRFKWTPGTVAFWDNRALLHYPVYNYGDFDRVMERVLIADDDIPHRMRAQVAG, encoded by the coding sequence ATGCCCGCAGAGAACGTCGTCGCGCTCACCGAAACCCTCGTGGTCACGCCACTGGAGCCCACCGTGGGCGCCGAGATAAGCGGCATCGACCTGAGCAAGCCACTCAGTGCGCGACAGCGTGACGAGATTCACGGGCTGCTGCTGCGCCACAAGGTGATTTTCTTCCGCGACCAGCACATCAGCAGCGAACAGCAGATCGCTTTCGCCAGCCAGTTCGGCGAGCTGTACGTGCACCCCACCACCAGCCAGGAAGACCGCAACAAACCCCAGGCCCACCTGATTCTCGCCAGCCAGGCCAAGGAGGCTTACGGCGATGCACGCAAGGGTCGCTGGCACACCGATACCAGCTGGATGCTCAAGCCAACCTGGGGCGCGGTGCTGCGTGCGGTAGCGCTGCCGGAGCTGGGTGGCGACACCGTGTGGGCAGATGCCGGCCTGGTCTACCGCGGCCTTTCGGATGAACTGAAAGCGCGTATCGACAACCTCTACGTCACCCACAATTTCAAATCGTCGCTGGACAGGGTCGGCTACAGCTACCCGATCCTCGCCCATCCGCTGGTGCGCACCCATCCGCAAACCGGCGAGGACGCACTGTTCATCAACTTCTCGATGTCGCCACAGGTGATCGGCTGGTCCGTCGAGGAAAGTCGCGCACTGGTCGCCGAGCTACTCAGAGAAGTCGGCAATCCGGAATATCAGGTGCGCTTCAAATGGACGCCAGGCACCGTGGCGTTCTGGGACAACCGCGCGCTGCTGCATTACCCGGTCTACAACTACGGCGACTTCGACCGGGTGATGGAACGGGTGCTGATCGCCGACGACGACATCCCCCACCGCATGCGCGCGCAGGTAGCCGGTTGA
- a CDS encoding LLM class flavin-dependent oxidoreductase, producing MSKRQIKLGAMIHGVGHGWGEWRHPNALADASVNFGFYKQQAQLAEGAKFDFAFIADSLHIHAKSSPHYLNRFEPLTVLSALAAVTENIGLVATVTVSYTEPFQVARQFASLDHISGGRAGWNVVTSWLSGTADNFGKAEHPPHATRYRIAREHVNVVKGLWDSWEDDAFTRDKQSGEFFDPEKLHALNHQGEFFKVKGPLNIQRSRQGQPLIFQAGTSEDGRNFAAQNADAIFVSPESFSEARAYYADLKQRAAKAGRNPDELFILPGIRPIIGRDAEEVESRYQQAVELVSIEDAIVALGRPFNDYDFSTHDLDAPFPDLGDLGSNSQKGGSDRIKQQAREENLTLREVALHFSRPRRDFVGTPEEVANTLQDWFEDGAADGFIVNSLLPDGLAYFTEHVVPLLQTRGLLRREYEGNTLRDNFGLAVPTNRNTLQRAQGEVA from the coding sequence ATGAGCAAACGACAGATCAAACTTGGCGCGATGATTCACGGCGTCGGCCACGGCTGGGGCGAGTGGCGCCATCCGAACGCCCTGGCCGATGCCAGCGTCAATTTCGGTTTCTACAAGCAGCAGGCACAGCTGGCCGAAGGCGCCAAGTTCGACTTCGCCTTCATCGCCGACAGCCTGCATATCCACGCCAAGTCGAGCCCGCACTATCTCAACCGCTTCGAGCCGCTGACCGTGCTCTCGGCGCTGGCTGCGGTCACCGAGAACATTGGCCTGGTGGCGACCGTGACGGTGAGCTACACCGAGCCGTTCCAGGTCGCTCGCCAGTTCGCCTCGCTGGATCACATCAGCGGAGGGCGTGCTGGCTGGAACGTGGTCACCTCCTGGCTCTCCGGCACCGCCGATAACTTCGGCAAGGCCGAGCACCCGCCGCACGCCACGCGCTACCGCATCGCCCGGGAGCACGTGAACGTGGTCAAGGGGTTGTGGGATTCCTGGGAAGACGATGCCTTCACCCGCGACAAGCAGAGCGGCGAATTCTTCGACCCGGAAAAACTCCATGCCCTCAATCACCAGGGCGAGTTCTTCAAGGTCAAGGGCCCACTGAACATCCAGCGTTCGCGCCAGGGCCAACCACTGATCTTCCAGGCTGGCACCTCCGAGGATGGCCGCAACTTCGCCGCGCAGAACGCCGATGCGATCTTCGTCAGCCCGGAATCCTTCAGCGAGGCCCGCGCCTATTACGCGGACCTCAAGCAGCGTGCGGCCAAGGCCGGCCGCAATCCGGACGAGCTGTTCATCCTGCCAGGCATCCGCCCGATCATCGGCCGCGATGCCGAAGAGGTGGAAAGCCGTTACCAGCAGGCCGTCGAACTGGTGAGCATCGAGGATGCCATCGTCGCCCTGGGGCGCCCGTTCAATGATTACGACTTCTCCACACACGATCTCGACGCGCCCTTCCCCGACCTTGGTGACCTGGGCAGCAACAGTCAGAAAGGCGGCTCCGACCGCATCAAGCAGCAGGCCCGCGAAGAGAACCTGACCCTGCGCGAAGTCGCCCTGCACTTCTCGCGCCCACGCCGCGATTTCGTCGGCACTCCGGAAGAAGTCGCCAACACCCTGCAGGACTGGTTCGAGGACGGCGCCGCCGACGGTTTCATCGTCAACTCGCTGCTGCCTGACGGCCTGGCCTATTTCACCGAGCACGTGGTGCCGCTGCTGCAAACCCGCGGCCTGCTGCGCCGTGAATACGAGGGCAATACCCTGCGTGACAACTTCGGCCTGGCCGTACCCACCAACCGCAACACGCTGCAACGCGCACAAGGAGAAGTGGCATGA